The following are encoded together in the Kineosporiaceae bacterium genome:
- a CDS encoding PIG-L family deacetylase produces MSVTVVSFHAHPDDEALLTAGTLAGLAAAGHRVVLVTATDGGAGLAADAFGHGVDLGRRRLAELQASARAIGAARVEWLGYADSGLHGNEPDRIEPDPADATNDATNDPPGDSPAAGTWRRPTFVHASIEDAAARLAAILREESAAVLTSYEVSGGYGHPDHVRAHHVGRRAAELAGTPVLLEATVDRDLFARGVRLAARLRLLPSGLAASLATAYTPRHELTHRIDVRRQVPAKQAALLAHASQTTGEEPAGGRRTVAVLGRLPGPLARLILGREWFVEVGRAPASPLLDDVMASLRPHP; encoded by the coding sequence ATGTCGGTGACCGTCGTCTCGTTCCACGCCCACCCGGACGACGAGGCGCTGCTCACCGCGGGCACGCTGGCCGGCCTGGCCGCCGCGGGGCACCGCGTCGTCCTGGTCACGGCGACCGACGGTGGCGCGGGCCTGGCGGCCGACGCCTTCGGGCACGGGGTCGACCTCGGCAGGCGCCGGCTGGCCGAGCTGCAGGCTTCCGCCCGGGCGATCGGCGCCGCCCGCGTGGAGTGGCTCGGCTACGCCGACTCGGGCCTGCACGGCAACGAACCCGACCGCATCGAACCCGATCCCGCCGATGCAACCAATGATGCAACCAACGATCCGCCCGGCGATTCACCCGCTGCGGGCACCTGGAGGCGTCCCACCTTCGTGCACGCCTCGATCGAGGACGCCGCCGCGCGCCTCGCCGCGATCCTGCGCGAGGAGTCCGCCGCCGTCCTGACCAGCTACGAGGTCAGCGGCGGCTACGGCCATCCCGACCACGTCCGCGCCCATCACGTGGGACGACGCGCCGCCGAGCTGGCCGGCACCCCGGTGTTGCTCGAGGCGACCGTCGACCGTGACCTGTTCGCCCGCGGGGTGCGCCTGGCAGCCCGGCTGCGGCTGCTGCCCAGCGGACTCGCGGCATCCCTGGCCACGGCCTACACACCGCGTCACGAGTTGACCCATCGCATCGACGTCCGCCGACAGGTGCCGGCCAAGCAGGCGGCGTTGCTCGCCCACGCCAGCCAGACCACGGGCGAGGAGCCTGCCGGCGGGCGGCGCACCGTCGCGGTCCTGGGCCGCCTGCCCGGCCCCCTCGCCCGCCTGATCCTCGGCCGCGAGTGGTTCGTCGAGGTCGGCCGAGCCCCGGCATCCCCGCTGCTGGACGACGTGATGGCCTCCCTGAGGCCGCACCCATGA
- a CDS encoding glycosyltransferase family 4 protein: MRVLHVSDCYLPRLGGIETQVHHLAQRQQAAGHAVEVLTATPRARHDRTAFEVIDGVGVHRAVVDLPFELPVHPRAGAQVTRSLNQARRAARPYDVAHVHTGVISQFAYAAIPALLAAAMPVVVTVHSMWGPAAVMLRPLDRLVGWSRRPIVISAVSWVAAEPLRRAGAQVRVIPNGIDVNLWRLDPLPRNDSELVVASVMRLAPRKRGIALLRALHTVRQNLAGEVRLRALIVGEGPDRRRLERYLDGPGAAVAMRDWVELPGRWDAAAIRELYRRADMFVSAAELESFGIAALEARAAGIPVVARDSTGVGEFVRHDVHGLLVPDDAQLAAAVLALARDPARRHRLAEAARAEPPPTTWDAVLERCEAAYRDAITLRTPR; the protein is encoded by the coding sequence ATGAGGGTGCTGCACGTCTCGGACTGCTACCTGCCGCGCCTCGGCGGCATCGAGACCCAGGTGCACCATCTCGCTCAGCGTCAGCAGGCGGCCGGGCACGCGGTCGAGGTGCTCACCGCCACGCCGAGAGCGCGTCACGACCGGACGGCGTTCGAGGTGATCGACGGGGTGGGCGTTCACCGGGCTGTCGTCGACCTGCCCTTCGAGCTGCCGGTGCACCCGCGTGCCGGGGCGCAGGTGACGCGGTCGCTGAACCAGGCCCGTCGGGCGGCTCGCCCCTACGACGTCGCGCACGTCCACACGGGGGTGATCTCGCAGTTCGCCTACGCCGCGATACCGGCCCTGCTGGCGGCGGCGATGCCCGTGGTGGTGACGGTGCACTCGATGTGGGGTCCGGCCGCGGTGATGTTGCGGCCGCTGGATCGGCTGGTCGGGTGGTCACGCCGGCCGATCGTGATCAGCGCCGTGAGCTGGGTCGCCGCGGAACCCCTGCGGCGGGCGGGGGCACAGGTGAGGGTGATCCCCAATGGCATCGATGTGAACCTCTGGCGGCTGGATCCGTTGCCGCGCAACGACTCCGAGCTGGTCGTGGCCTCCGTGATGCGGCTGGCACCGCGCAAGCGCGGGATCGCGCTGCTGCGGGCGTTGCACACGGTTCGGCAGAACCTGGCGGGTGAGGTGCGGCTGCGCGCGCTGATCGTGGGGGAGGGGCCCGACCGGCGCCGACTCGAGCGCTACCTCGACGGACCCGGTGCCGCGGTGGCCATGCGCGACTGGGTCGAGCTGCCCGGCCGGTGGGACGCGGCGGCGATCCGCGAGCTGTACCGGCGGGCTGACATGTTCGTCTCGGCGGCCGAGCTGGAGTCGTTCGGCATCGCCGCCCTCGAGGCTCGTGCGGCCGGAATCCCTGTGGTGGCAAGGGATTCCACCGGGGTGGGCGAGTTCGTCCGGCACGACGTGCACGGCCTGCTGGTGCCGGACGACGCCCAGCTGGCGGCCGCCGTCCTGGCTCTGGCGCGCGACCCGGCCCGGCGCCATCGCCTGGCCGAGGCGGCCCGCGCCGAACCCCCACCCACCACCTGGGACGCCGTGCTGGAGCGGTGCGAGGCGGCCTACCGAGACGCCATCACCCTGCGCACCCCCCGGTGA
- a CDS encoding Ppx/GppA family phosphatase, which translates to MRLAVLDIGSNTGHLLVVDAHRGAAPLAAYSIKRPLHLSEHIDAAGRVDDVGVASLLDFVAAAKQAAADKGCESVLAFATSAIRDAANGEKTLAAVREKTELDLKVLSGADEARLTFLAVRRWLGWHAGKLQVFDIGGGSLEIAAGPDEEPDVAQSLALGAARLTRDWLRASPPKASAVAELRSYIRTEIAREAGAILRLGAIDTSVATSKTFRSLARICGAAPSSEGTQTRRVLDRAALTAKLPGLVTMSATEFAKLPGVSANRAHQMIAGALVADAVMDLFEIDELEICPWALREGLILSTLDTL; encoded by the coding sequence GTGCGCTTGGCCGTTCTCGACATCGGATCCAACACCGGTCACCTGCTCGTCGTGGACGCCCACCGCGGCGCAGCGCCGCTGGCTGCGTACTCGATCAAGCGGCCGTTGCACTTGTCCGAGCACATCGATGCCGCCGGACGCGTCGATGATGTCGGCGTCGCCTCACTCCTCGACTTCGTCGCCGCGGCCAAGCAGGCCGCGGCCGACAAGGGCTGCGAGTCGGTCCTCGCCTTCGCCACCTCCGCCATCCGCGACGCGGCCAACGGCGAGAAGACGCTGGCCGCCGTCCGCGAGAAGACCGAACTCGACCTGAAGGTGCTCTCAGGCGCCGACGAGGCCCGGCTGACCTTTCTCGCCGTACGACGCTGGCTGGGCTGGCACGCCGGCAAGCTGCAGGTCTTCGACATCGGCGGCGGCTCGCTCGAGATCGCCGCCGGGCCGGACGAGGAGCCGGACGTGGCGCAGAGCCTCGCCCTGGGTGCCGCCCGGCTCACCCGCGACTGGCTGCGCGCCTCGCCCCCCAAGGCCTCGGCCGTCGCCGAGTTGCGCAGCTACATCCGCACCGAGATCGCCCGCGAGGCGGGGGCGATCCTGCGACTGGGCGCCATCGACACCAGCGTGGCCACCAGCAAGACCTTCCGCTCGCTCGCCCGGATCTGTGGCGCCGCGCCGTCCAGCGAGGGCACGCAGACCCGCCGGGTCCTCGACCGGGCGGCGCTCACGGCCAAACTGCCCGGCCTGGTGACCATGTCGGCCACCGAATTCGCCAAACTGCCCGGCGTCTCGGCGAACCGGGCGCACCAGATGATCGCCGGCGCCCTGGTAGCCGACGCGGTGATGGACCTGTTCGAGATCGACGAGCTCGAGATCTGCCCCTGGGCGTTGCGTGAGGGCCTGATCCTGTCCACCCTCGACACGCTCTGA
- a CDS encoding FHA domain-containing protein, with the protein MTPGATYSPGEWIALVSRTAAVLIDPEVPSPVLDTLWRAVDAGQGLDAALDLLVEHTAPQSFDFALAVREAESVRLVIGGGLELTVQQPSGSERVVRGDGGRREERAALDDVLWFTRPGGRSDGVALPIAVGAVLADMLSWQSAEPAPAPGRMGLVAGRYAAAGVGTPRSAASTRLDARTVLDAPAQGHLFAAPASVAGRPGDRNGDQRTRRSPGLGSHPRRRYGPADWSLTPHDVPEEVPTHGIGIDTAVPEIRAGLPLDPVAERLSTAPRGRRAARHTSVPAELAPPPVQPAEPLSSVESAPVPAAAPTAAIPVPVPPPVDQREVEWSGLVAPETIAPETIAPEVLAPEVLEPEVLAPELEPEFVPEDVVPEDVVPDVVAPEDVIAGLVAPAVIAPDVVEAQVAAPVVREPSREDAEQVRSRPAPAQPFVDPFADPVSAEPSDAGDFSWMSPAQPAETGWTAEQPWQAEPQPAEPVEPEQFWAPSEQPAPVAAEPTAQVAPAAPVAPPQAPPAPPVEHVEPAQPEVTSTPAVGGASSALIGVLVFSDGTEVVVDGPVIIGRAPSQTDRDRPARLVTVRGEGRGVSRNHLRIDVGTTGPFAIDLGSRNGSTLTAPGGEQETMNSWMPYPLQPGSQLTVADLVCYYRA; encoded by the coding sequence ATGACTCCCGGGGCGACGTATTCGCCGGGCGAGTGGATCGCCTTGGTGTCACGGACCGCGGCGGTGCTGATCGACCCGGAGGTGCCCAGCCCTGTTCTGGACACCCTGTGGCGTGCGGTGGACGCCGGCCAGGGTCTGGACGCCGCCCTCGACCTGCTCGTGGAGCACACGGCCCCGCAGTCCTTCGACTTTGCCCTGGCCGTGCGTGAGGCCGAATCGGTCCGTTTGGTGATCGGTGGCGGCCTGGAGCTGACCGTTCAGCAGCCCTCGGGCAGCGAGCGGGTGGTGCGGGGTGACGGTGGACGGCGCGAGGAACGTGCCGCGCTGGACGACGTGTTGTGGTTCACGCGGCCCGGAGGCCGCTCGGATGGTGTGGCCCTGCCCATCGCGGTAGGGGCCGTGCTCGCCGACATGCTGTCGTGGCAGAGCGCCGAGCCTGCCCCGGCGCCGGGCCGGATGGGCCTGGTGGCCGGTCGCTATGCCGCTGCCGGCGTCGGGACGCCCCGGTCGGCGGCCTCGACGCGACTCGATGCCCGCACCGTCCTCGATGCCCCCGCTCAGGGGCACCTGTTCGCCGCCCCCGCCTCGGTCGCCGGTCGGCCCGGCGATCGCAACGGTGACCAGCGCACCCGCCGTTCGCCCGGCCTGGGTTCTCACCCGCGGCGCCGGTATGGGCCCGCCGACTGGTCGCTGACGCCGCACGATGTTCCCGAGGAGGTGCCGACCCACGGGATCGGCATCGACACCGCGGTGCCCGAGATCCGAGCCGGCCTGCCGCTCGACCCTGTGGCCGAGCGCCTCTCCACGGCGCCCCGGGGACGCCGCGCGGCCCGGCACACCTCCGTGCCGGCCGAACTGGCGCCCCCGCCCGTCCAGCCGGCCGAACCGCTGTCGTCCGTCGAGTCGGCACCCGTGCCCGCGGCTGCTCCGACGGCGGCCATCCCCGTTCCGGTGCCGCCGCCGGTCGACCAGCGTGAGGTCGAGTGGTCGGGCCTGGTCGCGCCCGAGACGATCGCGCCCGAGACGATCGCGCCCGAGGTCCTGGCGCCCGAGGTCCTCGAGCCCGAGGTCCTGGCGCCCGAGCTCGAGCCCGAGTTCGTGCCCGAGGACGTCGTTCCCGAGGACGTCGTGCCCGACGTGGTGGCGCCCGAGGACGTCATCGCCGGCCTGGTCGCGCCCGCGGTGATCGCACCCGACGTGGTCGAGGCGCAGGTCGCCGCACCGGTGGTGAGGGAACCCTCGCGCGAGGACGCCGAACAGGTCCGCTCCCGGCCCGCGCCGGCTCAGCCGTTCGTCGATCCCTTCGCCGACCCGGTCAGTGCCGAGCCGAGCGATGCCGGCGACTTCTCGTGGATGTCCCCGGCGCAGCCGGCGGAGACCGGGTGGACTGCGGAACAGCCCTGGCAGGCCGAGCCTCAGCCGGCCGAGCCCGTGGAGCCGGAGCAGTTCTGGGCGCCCTCGGAACAGCCTGCGCCGGTGGCGGCCGAGCCGACGGCGCAGGTCGCACCCGCTGCACCCGTCGCCCCGCCGCAGGCGCCCCCGGCCCCGCCGGTGGAGCACGTCGAGCCGGCCCAACCCGAGGTGACCTCCACCCCGGCCGTGGGCGGTGCGTCGTCGGCTCTGATCGGCGTCCTGGTGTTCAGCGACGGGACCGAGGTCGTCGTGGACGGTCCGGTGATCATCGGGCGGGCGCCGTCCCAAACCGACCGTGACCGCCCGGCTCGGCTGGTGACGGTGCGCGGTGAGGGACGTGGCGTATCACGCAATCACCTACGCATCGACGTCGGCACCACGGGGCCGTTCGCCATCGACCTGGGTTCTCGCAACGGCTCGACGCTCACCGCGCCGGGTGGCGAGCAGGAGACGATGAACTCCTGGATGCCCTACCCCCTGCAGCCGGGGTCGCAACTGACCGTGGCCGACCTGGTGTGCTACTACCGCGCCTGA
- a CDS encoding FHA domain-containing protein gives MASAGQFVRERIPIPASVPEAGRLVLELVASSRDSQAEAAGPMTFRLVRKYRPTWASVTGFLIAPLFVRNTEVCRVAVIEARVGAELLLEGAIDPELHDRLVQLGRVPEAARVATLGPRPVPQAFSPHPAPPPPAPQQGYQPAPDVVDLRDSARPIDPAAARSRRDEFADLIPPPLLPPGAPQPPSGPAPSFMPHEPAPYDGGNGSNNGSNGGGRLPSAFRSPQEDAQPANLAHPPSAPPAPIAPPRAAPPGWPPVPAAPHLPPNDLFQPPPTRVGPSMGMPPSQPGAPGLQRITVTVDTGEVSAIERVLIVGRAPSRQQHDPDAGLLTVNDPSLSVSKTHLLIESDGAGLWVVDRNSTNGTWIDEGRGALRPVPANQRTPVPPGARVLIGERVLTFTRQG, from the coding sequence ATGGCATCCGCCGGGCAGTTTGTTCGGGAACGCATTCCGATTCCTGCCAGCGTGCCCGAAGCCGGGCGGCTGGTGTTGGAGCTGGTCGCCAGCTCACGCGATTCCCAGGCCGAGGCGGCCGGGCCGATGACCTTTCGGCTGGTGCGCAAGTACCGGCCCACCTGGGCCTCGGTGACCGGCTTCCTGATCGCCCCCCTGTTCGTGCGTAACACCGAGGTCTGCCGTGTGGCCGTTATCGAGGCCCGCGTCGGCGCCGAGCTGCTGCTCGAGGGGGCCATCGACCCCGAGCTGCACGACCGGCTGGTCCAGCTAGGTCGCGTCCCCGAGGCGGCCCGCGTCGCCACGCTCGGCCCGCGCCCGGTACCGCAGGCGTTCTCGCCGCATCCCGCGCCGCCGCCGCCAGCACCCCAGCAGGGCTACCAGCCGGCTCCGGACGTCGTCGACCTGCGTGACTCCGCCCGGCCGATCGACCCCGCTGCCGCCCGCTCCCGGCGGGACGAGTTCGCCGATCTGATTCCGCCGCCGCTGCTGCCTCCGGGTGCCCCCCAGCCTCCGTCGGGTCCGGCACCCTCCTTCATGCCGCACGAGCCCGCGCCCTACGACGGCGGCAACGGGTCGAACAATGGCTCCAACGGTGGTGGCCGCCTGCCGAGCGCCTTCCGCTCCCCCCAGGAGGACGCGCAGCCGGCCAACCTGGCCCACCCCCCGTCGGCGCCCCCGGCCCCGATCGCCCCGCCCCGCGCCGCGCCGCCCGGGTGGCCGCCGGTGCCGGCGGCCCCACACCTGCCGCCGAACGACTTGTTCCAGCCGCCGCCGACCCGCGTGGGTCCGAGCATGGGCATGCCTCCATCGCAGCCGGGAGCCCCTGGCCTGCAACGCATCACGGTCACGGTGGACACGGGTGAGGTATCGGCGATCGAGCGCGTTCTGATCGTGGGCCGCGCCCCCAGCCGCCAGCAGCACGACCCCGATGCGGGGCTGCTGACGGTCAATGACCCCAGCCTCTCGGTCTCCAAGACGCACCTGCTCATCGAGTCCGACGGGGCCGGGCTGTGGGTGGTCGACCGCAACTCGACCAACGGCACCTGGATCGACGAGGGCCGAGGCGCGCTCCGTCCGGTACCGGCCAATCAGCGGACGCCGGTGCCCCCGGGTGCGCGGGTGCTGATCGGCGAACGCGTGTTGACCTTCACCCGTCAGGGCTGA
- a CDS encoding ABC-F family ATP-binding cassette domain-containing protein, with translation MSATLLARGLAAAHGDRPLFSGLDLVLTPGDVVGLVGANGAGKSTLLRLLAGLAHPEDGEITRSPASAVIGYLPQEPDRRPGETVLAFLGRRTGVAEAHAALDAATAALADGAASAGAALSSAPSAEDAYSEALDRWLHLGGADLDERAEAVATDLGLGVRLDAEMTSLSGGQAARAGLASLMLSRYDIFLLDEPTNDLDLDGLDRLEQFVTQLRAGVMVVSHDREFLARTVNRVVEIDLAQQQIGVYGGSYTAYLDERERARRHARENYDEHARKVGDLTERARTQRAWMEKGVKNARRKAKDNDKVGRKFRTEQTEKQAAKARQTERLIERLEPVEEPRKEWQLRMEIAVAPRAGAVVATARGVVVRRGSFTLGPVDLQVDWADRIAITGANGSGKSTLLAVLLGRLTPDEGAASLGPSVVVGEIDQARSRFDGDQPLLRAFADQVPTWPEAEVRTLLAKYALTAAHVHRPASSLSPGERTRAALALLQARGVNLLVLDEPTNHLDLPSIEQLEQALDSYPGTLLLVSHDRRLLDAVRVTRRLIIEGGGVTEADA, from the coding sequence ATGAGTGCCACCCTGCTCGCCCGCGGCCTGGCCGCCGCGCACGGCGACCGCCCCCTGTTCTCCGGCCTCGACCTGGTGCTCACCCCCGGCGACGTGGTCGGACTCGTCGGCGCGAACGGCGCCGGAAAGTCGACCCTGCTGCGCCTGCTCGCCGGCCTGGCCCACCCCGAGGACGGCGAGATCACCCGCTCACCGGCCTCGGCCGTGATCGGCTACCTACCCCAGGAACCCGATCGCCGCCCCGGCGAGACGGTGCTGGCCTTCCTCGGACGGCGCACCGGGGTCGCCGAGGCCCATGCCGCCCTGGACGCCGCCACCGCGGCACTCGCGGACGGCGCGGCGTCCGCGGGGGCCGCCCTGAGTTCTGCTCCGTCGGCCGAGGACGCCTACAGCGAGGCCCTCGACCGCTGGCTGCACCTGGGCGGCGCCGATCTGGACGAACGCGCAGAGGCGGTCGCCACCGACCTCGGCCTCGGCGTGCGGCTGGACGCCGAGATGACCTCGCTGTCCGGTGGTCAAGCGGCGCGCGCGGGCCTGGCCTCGCTGATGCTGTCGCGCTACGACATCTTCCTGCTCGACGAGCCCACCAACGACCTCGACCTCGACGGCCTGGACCGGCTGGAACAGTTCGTCACGCAGCTGCGGGCCGGCGTCATGGTGGTCAGTCACGACCGGGAGTTCCTGGCCCGCACCGTCAACCGCGTCGTCGAGATCGACCTGGCGCAGCAGCAGATCGGCGTCTACGGCGGCAGCTACACCGCCTATCTGGACGAGCGTGAGCGCGCCCGCCGGCACGCCCGCGAGAACTATGACGAGCACGCCCGCAAGGTCGGCGACCTCACGGAACGGGCTCGTACCCAACGGGCCTGGATGGAGAAGGGCGTCAAGAACGCCCGCCGCAAGGCCAAGGACAACGACAAGGTCGGCCGCAAGTTCCGCACCGAGCAAACCGAGAAGCAGGCTGCCAAGGCCCGCCAGACCGAGCGGCTGATCGAACGGCTGGAACCGGTCGAGGAACCGCGCAAGGAATGGCAGCTGCGGATGGAGATCGCGGTGGCTCCTCGCGCGGGCGCCGTCGTGGCGACCGCCCGCGGCGTCGTCGTCCGGCGGGGCTCGTTCACCCTCGGCCCGGTCGACCTGCAGGTCGACTGGGCCGATCGCATCGCCATCACCGGCGCCAACGGCTCGGGCAAGTCGACACTGCTCGCCGTCCTGCTCGGTCGCCTGACCCCCGACGAGGGGGCGGCGAGTCTCGGACCGTCGGTCGTGGTCGGCGAGATCGACCAGGCCCGGTCACGGTTCGACGGCGATCAACCCCTGCTGCGGGCGTTCGCCGACCAGGTGCCGACCTGGCCCGAGGCCGAGGTCCGCACGCTGTTGGCCAAGTACGCGCTCACCGCCGCGCACGTGCACCGGCCGGCGTCCTCGCTCTCACCCGGCGAGCGCACCCGAGCCGCGCTGGCCCTGTTACAGGCCCGCGGCGTCAACCTGCTGGTGCTCGACGAGCCGACCAATCACCTCGACCTGCCCTCGATCGAGCAGCTCGAGCAGGCCCTCGACAGCTACCCGGGCACCCTGCTGCTGGTCAGCCACGACCGGCGCCTGCTGGACGCCGTCCGGGTCACTCGGCGGCTGATCATCGAGGGCGGCGGCGTCACCGAGGCCGACGCCTGA